A single genomic interval of Microbacterium oleivorans harbors:
- a CDS encoding YrhK family protein, whose translation MTFTLGRDEIVIRHMYEVVSIVNDVMVAAWFVAGSVLFFSESTTPVGTWFFLLGSIQLMIRPLIRLTRRVHLRRIGRDPTGESSWDL comes from the coding sequence GTGACCTTCACACTCGGTCGGGACGAGATCGTGATCCGGCACATGTACGAAGTCGTGAGCATCGTCAACGACGTGATGGTCGCGGCGTGGTTCGTCGCGGGGAGTGTCTTGTTCTTCTCCGAGTCGACCACGCCCGTTGGAACGTGGTTCTTTCTGCTGGGAAGCATCCAGTTGATGATCCGCCCCCTCATCCGCCTCACCAGGCGAGTGCACCTACGGCGGATCGGGCGTGACCCGACCGGCGAGTCGTCCTGGGACCTGTGA
- a CDS encoding DUF421 domain-containing protein — translation MWFDSWSDVGRVAVVGVAAYASLILLIRVSGKRSLAQMNAFDFVVTVALGSTLATILLTSDVAFVEGVAAISLLLVLQVIVAALVVWSRRFRRVVTASPTLLLTHGSIDETALRRHRMTTADIAQAIRQSGQGGFETIAAIVLESDGKVSVVPESALGDGSALERVPGWPR, via the coding sequence ATGTGGTTTGACAGCTGGTCGGATGTAGGTCGGGTCGCCGTGGTCGGGGTGGCAGCGTACGCGTCGCTGATACTCCTGATTCGAGTCTCGGGTAAACGCTCGCTCGCTCAGATGAACGCCTTCGATTTCGTGGTCACCGTCGCGCTGGGGTCGACGTTGGCGACGATCCTGCTCACCTCCGACGTCGCGTTCGTCGAAGGCGTGGCCGCGATAAGCCTGCTGCTCGTCCTGCAGGTGATCGTGGCAGCCCTCGTGGTGTGGTCGCGACGGTTCCGGCGTGTGGTGACCGCCTCTCCGACCCTGCTCCTGACTCATGGCTCGATCGATGAGACCGCGTTGCGCCGGCATCGGATGACCACGGCCGACATCGCGCAAGCGATCAGACAGAGCGGACAGGGGGGATTCGAGACCATCGCCGCGATCGTCCTCGAGAGCGACGGCAAAGTCAGTGTCGTCCCGGAGAGCGCGCTGGGTGACGGAAGCGCACTCGAGCGCGTTCCCGGGTGGCCGCGGTGA
- a CDS encoding phytoene desaturase family protein: protein MSRIVVVGAGLGGLAASALLARAGHRVTLLEAAGTVGGKSRRIELDGERIDTGPSLVTFPSVWDELLRRLGADTGSGTDAGGLDLVRLDEVGRYYYDGEEVALPVPEGHPWYPAWRRFSDEHAPLAEDVAALLVADPLDRASLPALRRLLAVYGRRLSTRAYLDSLTWMPDGLREIIAIHTLNAGVSPSRTPALYASMPAVMAADGVWVPRGGVFEIVLALQRLADAAGVEIRTGERVTRIERGRVTTETGSYEADVVVSGLDASRLDGLLGRRRLAPGSPQLSCSAVAIYGVLDQPLPSRIAAHSVILPTKPAALHRSLAAGDEPADTMAFVNHYRANEIYPNDRSTLAVLLTSPADGEGYALDHPFVTREIERISRVMGLDGLLTDGMSESTVLDPRYFGSFGEPHGALYGASRPLWMSGPLHQPAQHDPLRPWLWRVGASVHPGGGIPAVLGGAMIVVSKLLKRHPG, encoded by the coding sequence GTGAGCCGCATCGTCGTCGTCGGAGCGGGCCTCGGCGGGCTCGCGGCATCCGCTCTGCTCGCCCGCGCCGGCCACCGCGTCACCCTGCTCGAGGCGGCCGGAACCGTCGGCGGCAAGAGCCGGCGCATCGAGCTCGACGGCGAGCGCATCGACACCGGCCCGTCGCTCGTCACCTTCCCATCGGTCTGGGACGAGCTCCTTCGCCGGCTGGGCGCGGATACCGGCTCGGGCACGGATGCCGGTGGGCTCGACCTCGTGCGCCTCGACGAGGTCGGCCGCTACTACTACGACGGCGAGGAGGTCGCGCTGCCGGTTCCCGAGGGCCACCCCTGGTACCCGGCCTGGCGACGCTTCAGCGACGAGCACGCACCGCTCGCGGAAGACGTGGCCGCGCTGCTCGTCGCCGATCCGCTCGATCGCGCATCGCTCCCCGCGTTGCGGCGGCTGCTCGCCGTGTACGGTCGACGCCTCAGTACCCGCGCCTACCTCGACAGCCTCACCTGGATGCCCGATGGGCTGCGCGAGATCATCGCGATCCACACCCTCAACGCGGGCGTCTCACCGTCGCGCACCCCCGCGCTGTACGCGAGCATGCCCGCCGTCATGGCGGCGGACGGCGTGTGGGTGCCGCGCGGCGGGGTGTTCGAGATCGTGCTCGCGCTGCAGCGGCTCGCGGATGCCGCGGGTGTCGAGATCCGCACCGGCGAGCGCGTCACGCGCATCGAGCGTGGACGGGTCACGACCGAGACCGGCTCGTATGAAGCGGATGTCGTCGTGAGCGGACTGGACGCATCGCGACTCGACGGGCTGCTCGGTCGGCGGCGCCTGGCTCCCGGTTCACCGCAGCTGTCGTGCTCGGCCGTCGCGATCTACGGCGTGCTCGATCAGCCGCTGCCCTCGCGGATCGCCGCGCACAGCGTCATCCTGCCGACCAAGCCCGCCGCCCTGCACCGCAGCCTCGCCGCCGGGGACGAGCCCGCCGACACGATGGCGTTCGTCAACCACTACCGCGCGAACGAGATCTACCCGAACGACCGCAGCACGCTCGCCGTTCTGCTCACGAGCCCCGCCGACGGCGAGGGCTACGCTCTCGACCACCCGTTCGTGACGCGCGAGATCGAGCGCATCTCCCGCGTGATGGGCCTCGACGGACTGCTCACCGACGGCATGAGCGAGTCGACCGTGCTCGACCCGCGGTACTTCGGCTCGTTCGGCGAGCCCCACGGCGCTCTGTACGGAGCATCGCGGCCGCTGTGGATGAGCGGCCCCCTGCATCAGCCGGCGCAGCACGACCCGCTGCGGCCCTGGCTCTGGCGCGTCGGCGCCTCCGTGCACCCGGGCGGCGGCATCCCGGCCGTGCTCGGCGGCGCGATGATCGTGGTCTCGAAGCTGCTCAAGCGGCATCCGGGCTGA